The Celeribacter marinus genome window below encodes:
- a CDS encoding FAD-binding protein — MSILARRNPNFAAWQTETAQTICDSGPFVPRGGATSMLGLAQGTALPAHGEAWDYDPAALTLTVAAGVPVAQVDEMLRQEKQRLAFEPPAFGALLGRTGVPTIGGVIAGNLSGPRRVGVGACRDFCLGVGIIDGRGRIIKNGGRVMKNVTGLDLVKLMAGSHGALGLITDVSLKVQPIPEVSATLVVEGLTDPQAVAALSRALGTPFDVTGAAHLREAQDGTPARTLVRLEGFESSVAYRMSALQAALAGFGDSGVEWDETANRDIWANIKDVARFHSVAGDVWRVAVKPSDAPALVEAVQPLDAIYDWGGGRVWMLTDEGTDPRPHIGAGHATLVRASDETKRALGVFHPEHTIVAKLSDGLRQKFDPDQKFNRGMMR; from the coding sequence ATGAGTATTTTAGCAAGGCGCAATCCAAACTTCGCGGCGTGGCAAACAGAAACGGCGCAGACCATTTGCGACAGCGGGCCGTTTGTTCCGCGTGGTGGTGCGACAAGTATGTTGGGCTTGGCACAGGGCACGGCGCTACCGGCGCACGGCGAGGCGTGGGATTATGATCCGGCGGCGCTCACGCTTACGGTCGCTGCGGGTGTCCCCGTGGCGCAGGTCGATGAGATGCTTCGGCAAGAAAAACAACGCCTCGCGTTCGAGCCGCCTGCGTTTGGCGCGCTTTTGGGCCGCACCGGCGTGCCGACCATTGGCGGGGTTATTGCGGGCAATCTTTCTGGCCCGCGCCGCGTGGGTGTTGGCGCGTGCCGTGATTTTTGCCTTGGCGTGGGGATCATCGACGGGCGTGGTCGCATCATTAAAAATGGCGGGCGCGTGATGAAGAACGTCACAGGGCTTGATCTGGTCAAGCTGATGGCGGGCAGTCATGGCGCGCTTGGCCTGATCACAGACGTGAGCCTAAAGGTACAGCCAATCCCAGAGGTAAGTGCGACACTGGTCGTCGAGGGTCTCACCGACCCTCAGGCCGTAGCTGCCCTGTCGAGGGCGCTTGGCACGCCGTTCGATGTCACGGGAGCGGCACATCTAAGGGAGGCGCAAGACGGGACGCCTGCGCGCACGCTTGTGCGTCTTGAGGGGTTCGAAAGCTCGGTCGCGTATCGGATGAGCGCGCTGCAAGCCGCGCTTGCGGGGTTCGGTGATAGTGGTGTCGAATGGGATGAGACCGCGAACCGCGACATTTGGGCCAATATCAAAGACGTAGCGCGCTTTCATTCGGTTGCGGGTGATGTCTGGCGGGTCGCGGTCAAACCGTCTGATGCGCCTGCGTTGGTCGAGGCAGTCCAGCCGTTGGACGCAATCTATGATTGGGGCGGCGGACGTGTTTGGATGCTGACCGACGAGGGAACGGACCCACGCCCTCACATCGGTGCGGGCCACGCGACACTTGTGCGGGCAAGTGATGAAACCAAGCGAGCCCTTGGTGTTTTCCATCCCGAACATACGATCGTGGCCAAGCTATCTGACGGGTTGCGCCAAAAGTTCGACCCAGACCAAAAATTCAATCGCGGGATGATGCGCTGA
- a CDS encoding FAD-linked oxidase C-terminal domain-containing protein: MDMPIPNADVLARKPELVTRLRAVLPDSAVIDAPEEVLAYECDALTAYKCAPLVAVLPRTTQEVSDIMRICHDMGVPVVPRGAGTSLAGGSLPTADAVILGVARLREVMEIDYSNRFIRVQTGMTNLSVTGAVEGEGFFYAPDPSSQLACAIAGNIAMNSGGAHCLKYGVTTNNLLGVTMVLADGEIVEIGGAYSDPAGFDLLGLICGSEGQLGVVTEATLRILPKPEGARPVLMGFDSNEVAGACVADIIRAGLNPVAIEFMDRPIIVATEAFAKAGYPDCEALLIIEVEGSDQEMTDQLARIIEIAKRHNPVEIRESQSAEEAARIWLGRKSAFGAMGQMGDYLCLDGTIPVGELPTVLRRIAELSDEYGHLVGNVFHAGDGNMHPLIVFNANEAGQLESAEALGAEILKLCVDVGGCLTGEHGVGVEKRDLMTHQFAPADLAAQMDVKDVFDPAWILNPAKVFPLAVSQDRRTGA; this comes from the coding sequence ATGGATATGCCGATCCCCAATGCAGACGTGCTTGCACGCAAGCCTGAACTGGTCACGCGCCTTCGCGCCGTATTGCCCGATAGCGCAGTGATTGACGCTCCCGAAGAAGTCCTCGCCTATGAATGTGATGCGCTGACGGCCTATAAATGCGCGCCCTTGGTCGCGGTTTTGCCGCGTACCACGCAAGAGGTGTCCGACATCATGCGGATTTGCCATGACATGGGGGTGCCTGTGGTTCCGCGTGGGGCGGGGACGTCTTTGGCGGGAGGGTCGCTGCCAACGGCGGACGCAGTGATTTTAGGTGTGGCGAGACTGCGCGAGGTCATGGAAATCGACTATTCCAACAGGTTCATTCGCGTTCAAACGGGCATGACCAACCTAAGCGTCACAGGCGCAGTTGAAGGCGAGGGGTTCTTTTACGCTCCCGACCCGTCCAGCCAGTTGGCCTGTGCCATTGCCGGTAACATTGCAATGAACTCTGGTGGTGCGCATTGTTTGAAATATGGCGTGACAACAAACAATCTGTTGGGCGTCACAATGGTTTTGGCTGATGGCGAGATTGTCGAGATCGGCGGCGCATATAGCGATCCGGCGGGGTTTGATCTCCTCGGCTTGATTTGTGGGTCTGAGGGACAACTTGGTGTTGTGACCGAGGCTACGTTGCGCATTCTGCCCAAACCCGAAGGGGCGCGCCCTGTCTTGATGGGATTTGACAGCAACGAAGTGGCGGGGGCTTGTGTGGCCGATATCATCCGCGCGGGCCTCAACCCCGTGGCTATCGAGTTTATGGATCGCCCTATTATTGTTGCAACCGAGGCCTTTGCAAAAGCGGGCTACCCTGATTGTGAAGCATTGTTGATCATTGAGGTCGAGGGATCGGATCAGGAAATGACGGATCAGCTGGCGCGTATTATCGAGATTGCCAAGCGCCACAACCCCGTTGAAATCCGCGAAAGTCAAAGTGCGGAGGAGGCGGCGCGCATTTGGCTTGGGCGTAAATCCGCATTTGGTGCGATGGGGCAGATGGGCGATTACCTTTGTCTTGATGGTACAATTCCGGTGGGTGAATTGCCGACTGTTTTGCGGCGCATCGCGGAATTATCCGACGAGTACGGGCATCTGGTTGGAAACGTCTTTCACGCCGGAGATGGGAACATGCATCCGCTGATCGTGTTCAATGCGAACGAAGCGGGGCAACTGGAAAGTGCCGAGGCGCTCGGCGCGGAAATTCTCAAACTCTGTGTGGATGTGGGCGGGTGCTTGACCGGTGAGCACGGGGTCGGAGTTGAAAAACGTGATCTTATGACACACCAATTCGCCCCCGCTGATCTCGCGGCGCAAATGGACGTAAAGGACGTGTTCGATCCCGCATGGATTTTGAACCCGGCCAAGGTCTTTCCGCTCGCGGTGTCACAAGATCGCAGGACGGGCGCATGA
- a CDS encoding DUF599 domain-containing protein — MELIDQLQFFSALDAVAVSFLLTAWLGIGRIIENPPAKHRSTSYLMADYRRKWMIQMITRQPRIFDAAILDSLRQGTAFFGSACLIAIGGGLAAMSNAERLRGVAQDLTLDAPAIIWEVKILLALVLITNAFLKFIWSNRLFGYCGVIMASVPNEIDAPATLPRARKAGELNIAAARAFNRGLRGVYFALGALGWLLGPIGLIVTTAVTVFILLRREFASASRLVIMQSEE, encoded by the coding sequence ATGGAACTTATTGATCAACTTCAGTTTTTCTCTGCCCTTGATGCTGTCGCTGTCAGCTTTTTGTTGACCGCCTGGCTCGGTATTGGGCGTATCATAGAGAATCCACCCGCCAAACACCGCTCGACTTCGTATCTCATGGCAGACTACCGGCGCAAATGGATGATCCAGATGATCACGCGACAACCGCGCATCTTTGACGCCGCTATTCTCGACAGTCTTCGCCAAGGCACGGCCTTTTTCGGATCGGCTTGCCTGATTGCAATTGGTGGCGGGTTGGCCGCGATGTCGAATGCGGAACGCTTGCGCGGTGTGGCGCAGGATTTGACGCTCGACGCCCCCGCGATCATTTGGGAAGTCAAAATTTTGCTCGCCTTGGTCCTGATCACAAATGCCTTTTTGAAGTTCATCTGGTCCAACCGCCTGTTCGGGTATTGCGGCGTGATTATGGCGTCAGTCCCCAACGAGATCGACGCGCCCGCGACACTGCCACGCGCCCGCAAAGCAGGCGAGTTGAACATCGCCGCCGCCCGCGCGTTTAACCGTGGCCTGCGTGGCGTCTATTTTGCATTAGGTGCATTGGGCTGGCTGCTTGGCCCAATCGGGTTGATCGTCACTACGGCCGTGACCGTCTTCATCTTGCTGCGCCGCGAATTCGCATCCGCCTCCCGCCTCGTGATTATGCAAAGCGAGGAATAG
- a CDS encoding DUF4159 domain-containing protein, whose translation MLVLGPLGFAAPWILLGLAGLPILWLVLRAVPPAPVRRRFPGVALLLGLADEEIETDRTPWWLLVLRSLAIAALIIAFAGPVLNPRDTREGSGPMLVLLDASWASAHDWAVRLSRVSEALDGAAAADRTVAIVAATDVPVGGFEFLAPNDWRARLAGFAPQPFAPDMDLLLDAVSASDVDFETLWLSDGVAREGRVDVLRALQSKGSVTVFEHERPVIALGPADAEAEGVSIPVMRRLGADGQTVTVIARGPDPSGVERILSRRYVSFAEGETQAVAQFELPPEVRNRVTRFEVEGHRSAAAVRLADDSLKRRKVALVSARESREGLELLSHLHYIRAALNDRADVISGELADLIVANPDVIVLADIARLSGGETADLLDWMAQGGVLLRFAGARLAASDVSRDDEDPLMPVRLRAGGRNIGGAMSWGEPKSLRPFAETSPFYGLSIPDDVSVSAQVMAQPDPELAARVIATLVDGTPLVTRKPVGAGQVVLFHVTANAEWSNLPLSGLFVDMLDRLTASSGGASLQTRDVVGQVLRAVRVLDGFGGLSDARNRAPVAGEVFVSAIPSALITPGLYETAQATLALNIFASDTSLAPQTWPAGTVMTQAETARDVVLKPFFLVGTLMMLLIDVFASLWMSGRLLGPRAVAIGLLVLGALPTPRAHAQDGNEVFALAATDEVALAYVMTGDSELDAISRAGLFGVSQMLTQRTSVEPVDPVGVNLELDDLGFFPLIYWPISVDQPLPSAEAYTRLNAYLRTGGTILFDTRDGDVAGFGASTPTGLKLQRLAASLDIPPLEQIPADHVLTRTFYLLQDFPGRHTGRDLWVEAAPVDAEGVEGMPFRNLNDNVTPVIIGGNDWAAAWAMDETGRPLRPVARGFDGERQREIAYRFGVNLVMYVLTGNYKSDQVHVPALLDRLGQ comes from the coding sequence ATGCTTGTTCTTGGCCCTCTCGGCTTTGCCGCTCCGTGGATTTTACTCGGCTTGGCAGGTTTGCCAATCTTATGGCTCGTGCTCCGTGCGGTACCGCCAGCGCCGGTACGCCGCCGGTTTCCGGGTGTTGCGCTCTTGCTTGGATTGGCCGACGAGGAGATTGAAACAGATCGGACGCCGTGGTGGTTGCTGGTGTTGCGTAGTCTCGCAATTGCAGCACTTATTATAGCCTTCGCTGGACCTGTTTTGAACCCGCGCGATACGCGAGAGGGATCGGGTCCAATGCTGGTTCTTTTGGATGCCAGTTGGGCGTCCGCGCACGATTGGGCGGTGCGATTGTCGCGAGTGTCCGAGGCGCTGGATGGTGCCGCCGCGGCGGATAGGACCGTGGCGATTGTTGCGGCTACTGATGTGCCGGTCGGCGGGTTTGAGTTTTTGGCTCCGAACGACTGGCGGGCGCGCCTTGCGGGATTTGCGCCGCAACCGTTCGCGCCTGACATGGACCTTCTGTTAGATGCGGTATCAGCCTCAGATGTGGATTTTGAGACGTTGTGGTTGTCGGATGGTGTTGCGCGCGAGGGGCGCGTGGACGTTTTGCGCGCATTGCAAAGCAAGGGCAGTGTCACTGTGTTTGAACATGAACGCCCCGTGATCGCGCTTGGCCCCGCAGATGCCGAAGCCGAAGGTGTAAGCATTCCCGTCATGCGCCGCTTGGGCGCAGACGGACAGACGGTCACGGTTATTGCGCGCGGCCCCGACCCGTCGGGCGTGGAGCGGATTTTATCGCGGCGCTATGTAAGCTTCGCGGAGGGGGAGACGCAAGCCGTGGCCCAGTTCGAGTTGCCACCCGAGGTGCGTAATCGTGTAACGCGTTTCGAGGTCGAGGGGCATCGATCGGCTGCCGCTGTGCGCCTTGCAGATGACAGTTTAAAGCGGCGTAAAGTCGCTCTTGTGAGCGCGCGCGAAAGTCGCGAGGGGTTGGAGCTTCTCTCTCATCTGCATTACATTCGCGCTGCGCTTAACGACCGTGCCGATGTGATTTCCGGCGAACTTGCAGATTTGATTGTCGCAAATCCGGACGTCATTGTGTTGGCTGACATTGCGCGCCTGTCAGGCGGGGAGACGGCGGATCTTTTGGATTGGATGGCACAGGGTGGTGTGCTTTTACGGTTCGCGGGGGCGCGACTTGCCGCGTCTGATGTGTCGCGTGACGATGAGGATCCATTGATGCCTGTGCGGTTGCGCGCAGGAGGGCGCAACATCGGGGGTGCAATGTCGTGGGGCGAACCCAAATCGCTACGACCCTTTGCTGAGACATCGCCCTTTTATGGATTGAGCATCCCTGACGATGTGAGCGTGTCCGCACAAGTGATGGCGCAGCCTGATCCCGAATTGGCCGCGCGCGTGATTGCCACATTGGTGGATGGCACGCCCCTTGTCACCCGCAAACCCGTGGGGGCTGGGCAGGTGGTTTTGTTCCATGTTACGGCCAATGCCGAGTGGTCAAATTTGCCGCTCTCGGGTCTGTTTGTAGATATGCTGGACCGGCTGACGGCATCGTCGGGCGGGGCAAGTTTGCAGACGCGCGATGTTGTGGGGCAAGTGCTTCGTGCGGTGCGCGTCTTGGATGGCTTTGGAGGTCTGTCTGATGCGCGCAACCGCGCGCCCGTGGCTGGGGAAGTCTTCGTTTCCGCGATTCCTTCTGCGCTCATTACGCCGGGGCTGTACGAGACTGCGCAAGCTACGTTGGCACTAAACATCTTTGCAAGCGATACATCATTAGCCCCACAAACATGGCCGGCAGGGACCGTAATGACGCAGGCGGAGACGGCGCGCGATGTTGTGCTCAAACCATTCTTTTTGGTCGGGACGCTTATGATGTTGCTGATTGATGTGTTTGCATCGCTGTGGATGTCGGGGCGTTTGTTAGGCCCGCGCGCTGTGGCAATCGGGCTTTTGGTTCTTGGAGCGCTTCCTACGCCGCGCGCGCACGCCCAAGACGGAAATGAGGTGTTCGCCTTGGCTGCGACCGACGAGGTGGCATTGGCCTATGTTATGACGGGTGACAGTGAATTGGATGCCATATCGCGCGCGGGTCTGTTTGGTGTCTCGCAAATGCTCACACAACGAACCTCTGTGGAGCCTGTAGATCCTGTGGGGGTGAACCTTGAATTGGATGATTTGGGGTTTTTCCCGCTGATATACTGGCCGATTTCTGTGGATCAGCCATTGCCGTCCGCCGAGGCATACACACGTTTGAACGCTTATTTGCGGACTGGTGGGACGATTTTGTTTGATACCCGCGATGGGGATGTTGCGGGTTTTGGTGCGTCCACACCAACGGGGCTGAAATTGCAAAGACTTGCCGCGTCACTTGATATTCCGCCGTTAGAGCAGATTCCCGCAGATCATGTTTTGACCCGTACGTTTTACTTGTTGCAGGATTTTCCGGGGCGTCATACGGGCCGCGATCTTTGGGTCGAGGCCGCACCAGTGGACGCCGAAGGCGTCGAGGGCATGCCATTTCGTAATCTCAACGACAATGTGACGCCCGTAATTATTGGCGGCAACGATTGGGCTGCGGCTTGGGCCATGGATGAGACGGGGCGGCCGTTACGGCCTGTCGCGCGCGGCTTTGATGGGGAGCGTCAACGCGAAATTGCCTATCGGTTTGGTGTGAACCTTGTGATGTACGTCCTCACCGGAAATTACAAATCCGATCAGGTGCATGTGCCTGCATTGCTAGACAGGTTGGGCCAATGA
- a CDS encoding DUF58 domain-containing protein gives MSDPAPSNLRTRSEALAAPLPDLQARAERLARTLLLGGHGRRQAGTGDEFWQYRPAQVGDSAASIDWRRSGQSDAQFVREKEWQAAQSVHLWIDGSAAMQFASTTDLKPKADRAGVLAMALSILLMKGGERVALAALGTPPRIGALQLSRIADGLIAGDDADYGAPDATGFLPHSAAVFMSDFLGPLAPVEAAIAISVDLGIKGVLFQILDPAEEVFPYQGRTIFTSMGGAVSHETLRAGDLRDRYRDRLNERKHHLSDLAKHAGWQFETHHTDASAQSALLWLYAALEGRR, from the coding sequence ATGAGTGATCCCGCACCCTCCAATCTGCGTACGCGGTCCGAAGCGCTCGCAGCGCCGCTGCCCGACTTGCAAGCCCGCGCAGAGCGGCTTGCACGGACGCTCTTGTTGGGCGGTCATGGGCGTAGACAGGCGGGAACGGGGGACGAATTTTGGCAATATCGCCCCGCTCAAGTGGGTGATAGCGCGGCCTCGATTGATTGGCGGCGCTCGGGGCAATCTGATGCACAGTTTGTGCGCGAAAAGGAATGGCAAGCGGCGCAATCGGTCCATCTTTGGATCGACGGTTCGGCGGCAATGCAATTTGCCTCAACCACAGACTTAAAACCCAAAGCGGACCGCGCGGGTGTACTTGCTATGGCGCTATCGATTTTGTTGATGAAAGGTGGCGAACGCGTGGCACTTGCCGCATTGGGCACGCCGCCGCGCATCGGTGCGCTCCAACTGTCGCGGATCGCTGACGGGTTGATCGCGGGTGATGATGCGGATTACGGCGCGCCAGATGCGACAGGTTTTTTGCCCCACTCGGCGGCGGTTTTCATGTCCGATTTCTTGGGTCCACTTGCCCCCGTTGAAGCGGCGATTGCAATATCAGTTGATCTCGGGATTAAGGGCGTTTTGTTTCAAATACTCGATCCTGCCGAGGAGGTGTTTCCCTATCAGGGCCGCACAATTTTCACCTCAATGGGAGGGGCAGTGTCGCATGAAACTTTGCGTGCGGGCGATTTGCGGGACCGCTACCGCGACCGTCTGAATGAGCGCAAACACCACCTGTCTGATTTGGCCAAACACGCAGGCTGGCAGTTCGAAACCCATCACACGGATGCTTCTGCGCAATCCGCGCTCTTGTGGCTTTATGCGGCACTTGAGGGGCGGCGCTAA
- a CDS encoding AAA family ATPase — protein sequence MPDTDFPVQDLVPQIEALGEKLNAAKASITRRFIGQDAVVDLVLSSMLCGGHALLLGLPGLGKTRLVDTISTVMGLNGARVQFTPDLMPADILGSEVLETAADGTRSFRFIEGPIFCQLLLADEINRASPRTQSALLQAMQEKSVTIAGQPHALVAPFHVLATQNPLEQEGTYPLPEAQLDRFLVQVDVGYPDRDTERDILIATTGAGDDEAHAVFTAAELIAAQTLLRKMPVGEQVVELILDLVRACRPDTPDAPDIVNASVAWGPGPRAAQALMLMTRARALLDGRLAPSPADVLAMAQPVLIHRMALTFAARARGESLVQIIAQVADMTSRARSAA from the coding sequence ATGCCCGACACAGACTTTCCCGTCCAAGATCTTGTGCCACAGATCGAAGCGCTCGGCGAGAAACTAAACGCGGCCAAAGCGTCGATCACGCGCCGTTTTATTGGGCAGGACGCCGTGGTTGATCTTGTGCTGTCATCTATGCTTTGTGGGGGGCATGCGCTCTTACTCGGCCTACCTGGTTTGGGCAAAACGCGTCTCGTTGATACAATCTCGACCGTGATGGGGTTAAATGGCGCGCGGGTGCAATTTACGCCCGATTTGATGCCTGCCGACATTTTGGGGTCCGAGGTTTTGGAAACTGCCGCTGACGGAACACGCTCGTTTCGCTTTATTGAAGGCCCGATTTTTTGTCAGCTTTTGCTGGCCGACGAGATTAACCGCGCCTCGCCGCGCACGCAGTCCGCGCTCTTGCAGGCGATGCAGGAAAAGTCAGTGACAATTGCCGGACAGCCACACGCCCTTGTGGCTCCGTTTCATGTTCTGGCCACGCAAAACCCGTTGGAGCAGGAGGGGACATATCCGCTCCCCGAGGCGCAATTGGATCGGTTTTTGGTACAAGTTGATGTTGGGTATCCCGACCGCGACACCGAGCGCGACATTTTGATTGCAACAACCGGTGCAGGTGACGACGAGGCGCATGCGGTGTTTACAGCGGCCGAACTGATTGCGGCGCAAACGCTCTTGCGAAAAATGCCTGTTGGCGAGCAAGTCGTGGAATTGATCCTCGATTTGGTGCGCGCGTGCCGACCCGATACGCCCGATGCGCCGGATATCGTAAATGCCAGTGTCGCGTGGGGTCCGGGTCCGCGTGCGGCGCAAGCCTTGATGTTGATGACGCGGGCGCGGGCGTTGCTCGATGGTCGTCTTGCACCGTCTCCGGCCGATGTTCTGGCTATGGCACAGCCGGTTTTGATTCACCGTATGGCCCTCACGTTTGCTGCGCGGGCACGCGGGGAAAGTCTTGTACAGATCATCGCCCAAGTGGCGGATATGACCTCACGAGCGCGATCTGCTGCATGA
- a CDS encoding DUF1285 domain-containing protein has product MYSARHNWQNLKKGEIPVSTSAESIAAAVRAAKGRGLPPVHKWNPPFCGDLDMRIARDGTWFYLGTPIGRPALVRLFSTVLKREGASYFLVTPVEKVGITVDDVPFLAVDFDVKGTGAHQTLTFHTSLGDQAIAGPDHPLRFDTHDDAPAPYVDIRAGLEALIDRKSFFRLVDLGAEQEVRGTKMFGVWSGGQFFPIAPVSAL; this is encoded by the coding sequence ATGTATAGCGCCAGACACAATTGGCAAAACCTCAAGAAAGGTGAAATTCCCGTGAGCACCTCAGCCGAAAGTATCGCCGCCGCCGTACGAGCCGCCAAAGGACGCGGATTGCCGCCCGTTCACAAATGGAACCCACCGTTTTGCGGAGATCTGGACATGCGCATTGCCCGTGATGGCACGTGGTTCTACCTTGGCACACCGATCGGGCGGCCCGCGTTGGTACGGTTGTTTTCTACCGTCCTAAAGCGTGAGGGTGCATCCTATTTCCTTGTCACCCCTGTCGAAAAAGTAGGCATTACCGTCGACGATGTGCCTTTTTTGGCTGTGGATTTTGATGTCAAAGGCACAGGCGCTCATCAAACCCTTACATTTCACACGTCCTTGGGCGATCAGGCCATCGCCGGACCAGACCACCCTTTGCGATTTGACACGCACGACGACGCGCCCGCCCCCTATGTCGATATCCGCGCGGGACTAGAGGCGCTTATTGATCGCAAAAGCTTTTTCCGCCTTGTTGATCTCGGGGCCGAACAAGAAGTGCGCGGCACAAAGATGTTCGGCGTCTGGTCAGGCGGGCAGTTTTTTCCGATTGCGCCCGTCAGCGCGTTGTAA
- a CDS encoding cation diffusion facilitator family transporter: MSHHTPHDHSHNHSHNHAQGRGHHHISPDAGDARVAAAVAVNLLLTVAQIIGGVVSGSMALIADAIHNLSDAVSLVIAFAARKIARKPYDGAMTFGYGRAEIVAAMVNYTTLIVIAVYLLAEGVARFFNPPEVEGWIVVWIAAVALVIDLITAALTYAMSKDSLNIRAAFLHNLADAGSSVAVIVAGGLILLYDWRLADPLITVAIALYILWHALLEIRPVVRILMLGAPDGVSRDDIQRAIESVEGVEGAHHVHVWQIDEHRTSVEAHVVSERDHGAILNAIKTLLATDFGIAHSTFEIERIGEGCASGHAG, encoded by the coding sequence ATGTCCCATCACACGCCCCATGACCATTCGCACAACCATTCGCACAACCATGCACAGGGTCGCGGCCATCACCATATCTCCCCCGATGCGGGAGATGCGCGGGTGGCGGCGGCGGTTGCGGTTAACCTGTTGCTCACGGTGGCCCAAATCATAGGTGGCGTTGTTTCTGGCTCGATGGCGTTGATTGCCGATGCCATTCACAACCTGTCCGATGCCGTGTCACTTGTCATTGCCTTTGCGGCCCGCAAAATTGCACGAAAGCCATATGATGGCGCAATGACATTTGGCTACGGGCGGGCCGAGATTGTGGCCGCGATGGTCAACTATACGACCCTCATCGTGATTGCTGTGTATCTGTTGGCCGAGGGGGTCGCGCGTTTTTTCAATCCGCCAGAGGTCGAGGGGTGGATTGTTGTTTGGATTGCTGCGGTGGCCTTGGTCATTGATCTGATTACGGCGGCTCTCACTTATGCGATGTCAAAAGACAGCCTCAACATACGCGCCGCGTTTTTGCACAACCTTGCCGATGCCGGATCGTCTGTGGCCGTGATTGTCGCGGGAGGTTTGATCTTGCTCTACGATTGGCGCTTGGCCGATCCCCTGATCACCGTTGCAATCGCACTCTATATTCTTTGGCATGCGCTACTCGAAATCCGCCCCGTTGTGCGCATCTTGATGCTCGGAGCACCAGACGGTGTTTCGCGCGATGATATCCAACGGGCAATTGAATCGGTGGAGGGCGTTGAGGGCGCGCATCATGTCCATGTGTGGCAAATCGACGAACATCGTACCTCGGTGGAGGCGCATGTGGTGAGCGAGCGCGATCACGGCGCCATCTTAAATGCGATCAAGACCCTATTGGCGACAGACTTCGGGATCGCGCATTCGACATTTGAGATTGAGCGGATTGGAGAGGGATGCGCGTCAGGGCATGCGGGTTAG
- a CDS encoding TetR/AcrR family transcriptional regulator, whose translation MEQLSHPRKQPRQARAQATFDAILEASARILTHGGPDALTTNFVAKTAGVSVGSLYQYFPSKDAIIAELIRAMRQSMRDDIISTVAFCADRPLRFSIARMVRAVIHHHTHANRRIDVLEHLERHLPPDPQARQMLDEMRSAIAQMLARHHIPQPAQAASDLLNLIFGMAHPALHNGETNFDALANRIEPAALGYLGITP comes from the coding sequence ATGGAACAGCTCTCACACCCCAGAAAACAACCACGCCAAGCCCGTGCACAAGCAACCTTTGACGCAATATTGGAAGCGAGCGCTCGCATTTTAACGCATGGTGGCCCTGACGCTTTAACCACCAATTTTGTGGCTAAAACGGCGGGTGTCTCGGTTGGTTCGCTCTATCAGTACTTTCCATCCAAGGACGCGATCATTGCCGAACTTATCCGCGCGATGCGGCAATCCATGCGCGACGACATTATCTCGACGGTTGCGTTTTGCGCTGATCGCCCTCTGAGGTTTTCCATTGCGCGAATGGTGCGGGCCGTGATTCACCACCACACACACGCGAACCGCCGTATTGATGTGTTGGAGCATCTGGAGCGTCACCTGCCACCCGATCCACAAGCGCGCCAAATGCTGGACGAGATGCGCAGCGCGATTGCCCAAATGCTGGCACGCCACCACATACCCCAACCGGCTCAAGCCGCATCAGACCTCTTGAATCTGATATTCGGAATGGCCCACCCCGCGCTTCATAATGGCGAGACGAATTTCGACGCCCTTGCAAACAGAATAGAACCTGCGGCCCTTGGATACCTCGGTATTACGCCATAA